Proteins encoded by one window of Pseudanabaena sp. BC1403:
- a CDS encoding benzoate-CoA ligase family protein, giving the protein MESISASLPSTFNVAAHFLETNIKPEWNERVAFYYRSTTYSYEQVKIWVQRMAGLLSELGLERENRIAILLPDTPEFVFTFWGSVWLGAIPVPINTGYTLEEIQYILQDCRAKVLVTNQGWCEKLAPIQSPHLEHILQIDGETPLLSQLSQQKEQIHWVKTHREEPAFWLYTSGSTGKPKGVIHLHQSMVVCAEQYGKVAIGLKEDDVIYSVAKIPFAYGLGNTLYMPMSVGAAAILSDAANAFDIITDIQSYEPTVLFGIPAIYASILSVHEIAPLNSSCLRLCLSAAEQLPKTIWLKWKETYGMEICEGIGTTELLHIFLSNRPNQCQLGSSGYPVAGYEVQVVDELGKPVPAGEIGDLQVTGDSLMIGYWNRLEATRKALYGMTMRTGDKYVQDADGYFRFMGRNDDFFKVNGMWVSPFEIEDILLKHDAVLDAAVLPTSDCDEALTQIIAYISLKSGFSPSVELENKLRQMVKANLPHFKAPKSIHFLENLPRTSTGKVHRQALLKHKLKK; this is encoded by the coding sequence ATGGAAAGTATTTCTGCAAGCTTGCCTAGCACCTTTAACGTGGCAGCTCATTTTCTGGAAACCAATATTAAACCAGAATGGAATGAGCGAGTTGCGTTTTACTATCGAAGCACAACCTATAGCTATGAACAGGTGAAAATATGGGTACAGCGTATGGCTGGCCTGCTTAGCGAGTTGGGACTAGAGCGTGAAAATCGCATCGCCATTCTTTTACCTGATACACCAGAGTTTGTCTTTACTTTCTGGGGATCAGTTTGGCTTGGCGCTATACCAGTCCCAATTAACACTGGTTACACTTTGGAGGAGATTCAATACATTCTCCAAGACTGTCGTGCAAAAGTGCTAGTGACCAATCAGGGCTGGTGCGAAAAGCTCGCGCCAATTCAGTCTCCGCACTTGGAGCATATTCTCCAAATAGATGGAGAAACCCCCTTACTATCGCAATTATCTCAACAGAAAGAACAGATTCATTGGGTGAAAACTCATCGAGAAGAGCCTGCCTTCTGGCTTTATACATCAGGTAGTACAGGTAAGCCAAAAGGTGTAATTCATTTGCATCAAAGCATGGTAGTCTGTGCCGAGCAATATGGCAAAGTCGCGATCGGGCTAAAGGAAGATGACGTAATTTATTCCGTTGCTAAAATTCCTTTTGCATATGGTTTAGGCAACACCTTGTATATGCCGATGTCAGTGGGTGCGGCGGCGATCCTCTCCGATGCTGCCAATGCCTTTGACATCATTACCGATATTCAATCCTATGAACCAACAGTTCTATTTGGAATTCCTGCAATCTACGCTAGCATCCTGTCTGTTCATGAAATTGCGCCTCTCAATTCCTCTTGCTTGCGTCTATGTCTATCAGCAGCAGAACAATTGCCCAAAACAATTTGGCTAAAGTGGAAAGAAACTTATGGCATGGAGATTTGCGAGGGCATTGGGACAACTGAGTTACTGCATATTTTTCTGTCCAACCGACCTAATCAATGTCAACTGGGTAGCTCTGGTTATCCAGTCGCAGGCTATGAAGTGCAGGTAGTTGATGAACTAGGAAAGCCCGTCCCAGCAGGTGAAATTGGGGATCTCCAAGTGACAGGAGATAGCCTAATGATCGGTTATTGGAATCGTTTAGAAGCTACTCGTAAAGCTCTATATGGAATGACGATGCGGACTGGAGATAAATATGTCCAAGATGCGGATGGTTATTTTCGATTCATGGGACGCAACGATGACTTTTTTAAAGTCAATGGCATGTGGGTATCACCCTTTGAGATTGAAGATATTTTACTCAAGCATGATGCTGTACTTGATGCGGCAGTTTTGCCTACTTCTGACTGTGATGAAGCTTTGACGCAGATAATTGCTTATATTAGTCTGAAATCTGGGTTTTCACCTTCGGTGGAGCTAGAAAATAAGCTGCGTCAAATGGTAAAGGCAAACTTACCTCACTTTAAAGCACCTAAGAGTATTCATTTTCTAGAAAATTTGCCTCGGACATCCACTGGTAAAGTGCATCGCCAAGCACTTCTCAAACACAAGCTTAAGAAGTGA
- a CDS encoding salicylate synthase: MSSTATQSLVYHELFVPTPKDPQSLLQNLLDVGLFSSYMLYQSDRDTRIAGNALASVSVNTETVTCNYMGQTQSFPVTDPLKQVETALASLPIENWTAYGYTSFDISRFYSPYTKAIQQSLLHFFIPETELHITEKGIRIRSIKPMTKIIEALSIDCPLRSYTATPPVVDFADREEYQTQVRNLIQAIQAGKLHKAIIARSVKIKGEIDLLGTYCLGSQSNNSARSYCLHIDNVSAVGFSPEILMTVDADRHVITNPLAGTRPRSQNLDEDQQLNDELFTDAKEVKEHALSVWLAQDEIAEVCIPETVRVFDFMQVKKYRCVQHLSSRVGGELKPNKTLWDALKVLFPGITVSGIDKQSALAWIDRLETEPRGLYAGGIGWVDSNGTADLAIAIRSVYQYDDCIYFNAGAGIVGESVPETEYLESVNKMNTMLTNLVLK; the protein is encoded by the coding sequence ATGTCTTCTACTGCTACTCAGTCTCTTGTTTATCATGAATTATTTGTTCCCACTCCAAAAGATCCACAATCGTTATTGCAGAATCTATTGGATGTTGGTCTTTTTTCTAGTTATATGCTTTACCAAAGCGATCGCGATACACGCATTGCTGGAAATGCCTTGGCTAGCGTTTCGGTTAATACTGAAACTGTGACATGCAACTACATGGGACAAACGCAATCTTTCCCCGTCACTGATCCACTCAAACAAGTAGAAACTGCTTTAGCATCTTTGCCAATCGAAAACTGGACAGCATACGGATACACCAGTTTTGATATTTCGCGTTTCTACTCTCCCTACACCAAAGCAATTCAGCAATCGCTACTGCATTTTTTCATTCCTGAAACTGAACTTCATATCACCGAGAAAGGCATCCGTATCAGAAGCATCAAGCCAATGACAAAAATTATTGAGGCTCTGTCCATTGATTGTCCACTTCGCAGCTACACAGCCACACCTCCAGTTGTTGATTTTGCTGATCGCGAAGAATATCAAACTCAGGTGCGTAATTTAATCCAAGCAATTCAAGCTGGTAAGCTGCATAAAGCGATCATCGCGCGTTCAGTCAAGATCAAAGGAGAGATTGATTTATTGGGAACCTATTGCCTCGGTTCTCAAAGTAATAATTCAGCGCGATCGTATTGTTTGCACATTGATAATGTAAGCGCTGTTGGATTCAGCCCTGAGATCTTGATGACAGTGGATGCCGATCGCCATGTGATCACCAATCCTTTAGCAGGTACAAGACCTCGCTCCCAAAATCTAGATGAAGATCAGCAATTAAATGATGAGTTGTTTACCGATGCCAAAGAAGTAAAAGAACATGCGCTATCGGTCTGGCTTGCCCAAGATGAGATTGCCGAAGTTTGTATTCCAGAAACAGTGCGCGTATTTGATTTTATGCAGGTGAAGAAATATCGTTGTGTGCAGCATCTGTCATCTCGCGTTGGCGGTGAACTGAAGCCTAACAAAACCCTCTGGGATGCGTTAAAGGTTCTTTTTCCTGGTATTACAGTCTCTGGCATTGATAAACAAAGTGCCTTGGCATGGATTGATCGATTGGAAACAGAGCCAAGAGGTTTGTATGCAGGTGGGATTGGTTGGGTTGATAGCAATGGAACCGCAGATTTAGCGATCGCAATTCGTTCGGTCTATCAATACGATGATTGCATCTATTTCAATGCTGGCGCTGGCATTGTGGGTGAGTCTGTCCCAGAAACTGAGTATTTAGAATCTGTCAATAAAATGAATACGATGCTAACAAATCTAGTTTTAAAATAA
- a CDS encoding MFS transporter gives MTSAIGTEMTQFALTIWIWQQTQETTAIALLSFFFFLPQILIALFAGLIIDRFNRQYLMVLSDVGVALCTILIGLLYSTQHLQIWHLYALAVIYGCCGQTQGLAFSASIPLIVPKHQYTRVSSMRTLINYSSTIIAPALVGSLYPLIGLMGIILIDLATFVVGIITVLIVNIPQPEHITIKINSKTIWQQLFWGINYIRVRPSLLAMTTIFCLFLFTYHISETLYRPMILARTGGSTQILGMVVTAAGIGGVVGGVSLSVFGGFKRQIQGMLIGFISVGFGILIVGLGQTPWIWIGAQFFAACSIPLVYSSSYAVWYAKVPPEIQGRVLASAHTLGLTVSAVASAIAGPLADQVFEPAMNSGNFITSFFAPIIGVGKGSGIALFLMIAAISMMLIGFSGYAFPTLRNAEVLLLDHDAK, from the coding sequence ATGACTTCTGCGATTGGGACAGAAATGACTCAATTTGCACTCACAATTTGGATTTGGCAACAAACTCAAGAAACTACAGCGATTGCGTTGCTCAGTTTCTTCTTTTTTCTTCCTCAAATATTGATCGCCCTTTTTGCAGGATTAATTATTGACCGTTTTAATCGCCAATATTTGATGGTTTTGAGTGATGTTGGTGTGGCTCTATGTACGATTTTAATTGGGTTGCTTTATTCTACTCAACATCTTCAGATTTGGCATCTATATGCCTTAGCCGTTATCTATGGCTGTTGTGGACAAACTCAAGGACTAGCTTTTTCGGCTTCTATCCCATTGATTGTACCCAAGCATCAATATACTCGTGTGAGCAGTATGAGAACGCTCATAAATTACAGCTCTACAATTATTGCTCCCGCTTTAGTGGGTAGCCTTTATCCATTGATCGGGCTCATGGGCATCATTCTGATTGATCTCGCAACTTTTGTCGTTGGGATTATCACTGTGTTAATCGTGAATATTCCTCAACCAGAACATATCACCATCAAAATCAATAGCAAAACCATCTGGCAACAACTATTTTGGGGAATCAATTACATCCGCGTTAGACCTAGTTTATTAGCGATGACAACCATTTTTTGCTTGTTTCTGTTTACCTATCACATCAGTGAGACTTTATACCGACCGATGATTCTAGCGCGGACAGGTGGCAGCACCCAAATTTTGGGAATGGTTGTAACTGCGGCAGGGATTGGTGGTGTGGTTGGTGGTGTGAGCCTGAGTGTTTTCGGTGGCTTTAAGCGGCAAATTCAAGGAATGCTGATCGGATTTATCAGTGTTGGTTTCGGTATCCTCATCGTAGGTTTAGGTCAAACTCCGTGGATTTGGATCGGTGCTCAGTTTTTCGCAGCATGTAGTATCCCTTTAGTTTACAGTTCTAGTTATGCGGTCTGGTACGCCAAAGTCCCGCCAGAAATACAAGGAAGAGTTTTAGCCTCGGCACATACGCTTGGTTTGACGGTTAGTGCTGTTGCCAGTGCGATCGCAGGACCACTAGCAGATCAAGTTTTTGAACCAGCAATGAATTCAGGAAATTTCATTACGTCATTTTTTGCTCCTATTATCGGTGTCGGGAAAGGATCGGGAATTGCACTATTCCTGATGATCGCAGCCATTAGCATGATGCTGATAGGTTTCAGCGGTTATGCTTTTCCGACGCTCCGAAATGCAGAGGTACTGCTCCTAGATCACGATGCCAAATAG
- a CDS encoding 3-oxoacyl-[acyl-carrier-protein] synthase III C-terminal domain-containing protein, with the protein MIMQSAGILSLAVRFPQTIRSNQYWLQNFPELFVHATPRQRERQTRIPKPVELDPTTNGIDLWLQEAMPYLADPFRGSVDRRVVSDDETSLLLEFHAAEEAIAAAKLSANQIDLAIVTSLFPDTVGTGLAAHLAQKLGLNCPAWNLESTCASALIALHTAQAFLQSGIYQHILIVVSHIGSQAVNEADTLSWSMGDGAGAFIVGKAKPNQGILSTKIMPTTATCGAYVHELVINDQGKPRIQTSTGENVSSLATTAVDQVCQCCLEAVKEAGVRLDRIDYFAFNTPTAWYASVCAQALGIDPERIINLYPIYANIGPVFPIANLYHAAANGKIRENDLVLVYANGASATAAAMVIRWGDTALGSSAPDNFVLTQSKTPIPVEIKIPSKNNGQAIALSEIKSDIQEKLFTANLGDRHAILVTYLLEWLANLQQLTVVDLSSDEYLATMLDSLMAIIFRRQIEMDLQICVPMEQFFGDITIHHLADFLLNQLAIAKVIHTEEISVASTNQIAREVISL; encoded by the coding sequence ATGATTATGCAGTCGGCAGGTATTCTTTCACTGGCGGTCAGATTCCCTCAGACCATTCGATCTAATCAATATTGGCTACAAAACTTTCCTGAATTATTTGTTCATGCGACTCCAAGGCAAAGAGAAAGACAGACAAGAATACCTAAACCTGTTGAGTTAGATCCCACTACTAACGGAATTGATCTCTGGTTACAGGAAGCTATGCCTTATCTAGCAGATCCATTCAGAGGTAGCGTTGATCGCCGTGTGGTGAGTGATGATGAGACTTCTTTACTACTAGAATTTCATGCAGCAGAGGAAGCGATCGCTGCCGCGAAGTTATCTGCTAATCAAATTGATTTAGCGATCGTTACTTCACTCTTCCCAGATACTGTAGGTACTGGACTAGCGGCTCATCTTGCTCAAAAATTAGGGCTAAATTGTCCAGCTTGGAATTTGGAATCTACCTGTGCAAGTGCCTTAATTGCTCTACATACAGCCCAAGCATTTCTGCAATCGGGAATCTATCAACATATCTTGATTGTAGTTTCCCATATTGGCTCTCAGGCGGTGAATGAAGCAGATACTCTCTCATGGTCAATGGGAGATGGGGCTGGAGCCTTTATTGTTGGCAAAGCTAAACCTAATCAAGGGATTCTCAGCACCAAAATTATGCCGACAACCGCAACCTGTGGTGCATATGTCCATGAGTTGGTGATTAATGATCAAGGCAAGCCCCGCATCCAAACAAGTACAGGGGAGAATGTCAGTAGCCTTGCAACAACAGCAGTAGATCAGGTGTGTCAATGTTGTCTAGAAGCAGTGAAAGAAGCAGGTGTCCGCCTCGATCGCATTGATTATTTTGCTTTTAATACCCCAACAGCTTGGTATGCCAGTGTTTGCGCTCAAGCCCTTGGAATTGACCCAGAGCGAATCATTAATCTCTACCCGATATATGCAAATATTGGCCCCGTTTTTCCCATTGCTAATCTCTATCATGCGGCAGCAAATGGCAAAATTCGGGAAAATGATCTGGTGTTGGTATATGCCAATGGAGCTTCGGCAACGGCGGCAGCAATGGTAATTCGATGGGGCGATACGGCTTTAGGCTCATCTGCTCCTGATAACTTCGTTCTGACTCAGAGCAAAACCCCAATCCCTGTAGAGATCAAGATTCCCTCAAAAAACAATGGACAAGCGATCGCTTTATCAGAAATTAAATCAGATATTCAAGAAAAACTATTTACTGCAAATCTAGGCGATCGTCATGCCATCTTGGTCACTTACTTATTGGAATGGTTAGCAAATCTTCAACAACTTACAGTTGTTGATCTCAGTTCTGACGAATACCTCGCAACGATGCTGGACTCTTTAATGGCAATTATATTTCGTCGCCAAATTGAAATGGATTTACAAATTTGCGTTCCTATGGAGCAATTCTTTGGTGACATTACGATTCATCATCTCGCTGATTTTTTACTCAACCAACTGGCTATTGCCAAAGTTATTCATACAGAAGAGATCTCTGTAGCTTCCACAAATCAGATAGCGAGAGAAGTTATCAGCCTGTAA